From Pseudobythopirellula maris:
GTTTTACCCAACTGGAACAAATTGACCCGCGGTTGGAGCAAGGGACCCGCGGCGTGCGAACGGAGTTCGCCCGTCGCGCCCCACCGGTTGGCCTGCCAGTACGGCCGACACCCCCCCCAAGCGACACAGGACGTGTCGCCAAGCGTTTGCCCCGCCGCTGCACCCGCGTTCACGCGCGACCACGAGATCCATGGAGGGATACGGATGGTCTACTCATTTTGCGCCCGCGTTGCCTTAAGCCTGGTCGCGGCCCTGCTGCTCGGCGCCGCCGCGCCGCCCGCCTTGGCCGAGGCGGTTCTGCTCGACTTTTACCTGCCCACCTGCCCGCCGTGTCGGGCGATGGCCCCCACGGTCGACCGCCTCAAGGCCGAGGGCCTGCCGATCCGCAAGATCGACGGCTCGCGTGAGCCGGCGCTCGCCCAGCGGTTCGGCGTGTCGAGCTATCCCAGCTTTGTGATGACGGTCGATGGCCGCGAGACCGGCCGCGTGGTCGGCATGTCGAGCTACGGCGAGTTGCGTGGCATGATCGACGCCGCCGCCACGGCGACACGGCCCGCGGCCGCTGCGATGAACGCTCCGACGGATCCGTCCGCCGTGGGCGTCGTGCCCGTGGCCGGTTCGTTCACCCGACCGGGCGCCGAGGGCGACCGCACCTTCGCCGTCGGCCAGAACCTGGGCGCCGGCCGCCCCGCTCCCCGACCGACCACCCAACCCCGTTCCGCGACCGGCGGCGCCGCCCCTTCGGCGGGCGACGCCGGGCTGCTCAACGCCACGGTGCGGTTCCGGATCGAAGACGGCACGGGCCGCTCTTACGGCACGGGCACGGTGATCGACGCCCGCGCGGGCGAAGCGCTCGTCGTCACCTGCGCCCACCTGTTCCACGACGGCCCGGGCGAACCGCTCAACCCGAACCAGCAGATCTTCGTCGAGCTGTTCGAGGCGACGGGCGCCGGCGTGCGGATCGCCGAGACAACCCAAGGCCAAGTCGTGCGGCACGACTTCGACGCCGACGTGGCGCTGGTGAGCATCCGCACCACGCGGCCAACGGGGGTCGCCCCCGTCGTCGCCTCGCCCACCGCCACCCGCATCGGCGACACGCTCAAGAGCGTCGGCTGCGACCTGGGCGCCGACCCGACGGTCCGCAGCGGCGCTGTGGTCGACCTCGACCGCTACCACGGCGCGCCCAATATCGAAGTGACCGGCGCCCCGATCCAGGGACGCAGCGGCGGCGGGCTGTTCAATGCCCGCGGCGAGCTGGTCGGCGTTTGCTTCGCCGCCGACGAAGAAGCGAACGAGGGCCTCTACACCGGCATCGCCGCCGTCCACGCCGAGCTCGACGCGATCCAACTGAGCGAGATCTACCGAGGCTCCGGCGGCTTGGCCCAGTTGGCCTCGGTCGCGGCGCCCCCGGCGGCGGCCGCGGTGATGGCGACGCCCGAGCCGGACCGTCTCGCCGCTTCCTCCCGGCAGGCTGATTCGGGCTGGCAAGCGGAACCCACGCAGCAGGCGACCCCCGCTCAGCTGGCGAGCGAGCCGGCAAGCCGCATGGCGCCCGTTTCCGATTGGCCCGCTCCCGAGCGGTCGGAGCCGGTCATCCGCGGGCAGAGCCCCGCGCCCGCGGCGAGCGACCTGTCGCGTTTGGCGCCGGTCGAGCGGGCGACTCTCGAGGAGATCGCCGCACGGGCCTCCGATTCGGAGGTCGTGCTGCTGATCCGCCCCAAGACGCCCGACGGGCAAACCGAGGTG
This genomic window contains:
- a CDS encoding trypsin-like peptidase domain-containing protein, which produces MVYSFCARVALSLVAALLLGAAAPPALAEAVLLDFYLPTCPPCRAMAPTVDRLKAEGLPIRKIDGSREPALAQRFGVSSYPSFVMTVDGRETGRVVGMSSYGELRGMIDAAATATRPAAAAMNAPTDPSAVGVVPVAGSFTRPGAEGDRTFAVGQNLGAGRPAPRPTTQPRSATGGAAPSAGDAGLLNATVRFRIEDGTGRSYGTGTVIDARAGEALVVTCAHLFHDGPGEPLNPNQQIFVELFEATGAGVRIAETTQGQVVRHDFDADVALVSIRTTRPTGVAPVVASPTATRIGDTLKSVGCDLGADPTVRSGAVVDLDRYHGAPNIEVTGAPIQGRSGGGLFNARGELVGVCFAADEEANEGLYTGIAAVHAELDAIQLSEIYRGSGGLAQLASVAAPPAAAAVMATPEPDRLAASSRQADSGWQAEPTQQATPAQLASEPASRMAPVSDWPAPERSEPVIRGQSPAPAASDLSRLAPVERATLEEIAARASDSEVVLLIRPKTPDGQTEVITIDSASSRFVETVRAMRR